One genomic window of Haemophilus haemolyticus includes the following:
- a CDS encoding DUF413 domain-containing protein, producing MAASFSVTRRFFDDKNYPRGFSRHGDYTIKESQVLEQYGQAFKALDLGEREPATKEEKDFVAFCRGERAAETFFEKTWNKYRTRINTKKRVYTLSGDVSEAASGGEDYSGE from the coding sequence ATGGCTGCAAGTTTTAGCGTAACGCGTCGTTTCTTTGACGACAAAAACTACCCACGTGGTTTTTCCCGTCACGGTGATTACACAATCAAAGAATCACAGGTGCTTGAGCAATATGGCCAAGCGTTCAAAGCATTAGACTTAGGGGAACGTGAGCCAGCGACTAAAGAAGAAAAAGATTTCGTCGCTTTTTGCCGTGGTGAGCGCGCAGCAGAGACTTTCTTTGAAAAAACTTGGAATAAATATCGTACTCGTATTAACACTAAAAAACGTGTTTACACCTTATCTGGTGATGTGAGTGAAGCTGCCTCTGGCGGTGAAGATTATTCCGGCGAATAA
- a CDS encoding HugZ family heme oxygenase: MDFNRIITHMNDHHKDDMAALCKKFGGANEITDVTLVNVDFGGLDFKYNGGKTLRVEFPQQADAGSIKQAIINLCVENKPVANYDRIKAKIDEFRQEFKSCVLATLDKDGLPMASYAPIILLDGKYYIYISAIAEHYDNLKRNPNQVEVMFLEDESKAKSIIVRTRLRYKASARFIPREDPIVEKVLDKLAETMNDVGGIKTIREFTDFDLVELTFGTGRFVRGFGQAYLIDANGEISHIGVKGNPHEKESDK; the protein is encoded by the coding sequence ATGGATTTCAATCGAATTATCACTCACATGAATGATCATCACAAAGATGATATGGCTGCTCTTTGTAAAAAATTTGGTGGTGCAAATGAAATTACGGATGTGACGCTAGTTAATGTAGATTTTGGTGGTTTAGATTTTAAATATAATGGTGGTAAAACATTACGCGTGGAATTTCCACAACAAGCTGACGCAGGTTCAATTAAACAAGCGATCATTAATCTTTGTGTAGAAAATAAACCAGTTGCAAATTACGATCGTATCAAAGCTAAAATTGATGAATTTCGTCAAGAGTTTAAAAGCTGTGTGCTTGCCACTTTAGATAAAGATGGCTTACCGATGGCATCTTATGCGCCAATTATTTTGCTTGATGGAAAATATTATATTTATATCAGTGCCATTGCAGAGCATTATGACAATTTAAAACGTAATCCTAATCAAGTAGAAGTGATGTTTTTAGAAGATGAAAGCAAAGCAAAATCTATCATTGTACGTACTCGTTTACGCTATAAAGCGAGTGCGCGTTTTATTCCTCGTGAAGATCCAATTGTTGAAAAAGTCTTAGATAAATTAGCGGAAACTATGAACGATGTAGGCGGAATTAAAACGATCCGTGAATTTACTGATTTTGATTTAGTTGAACTTACATTTGGTACAGGCCGTTTTGTAAGAGGTTTTGGCCAAGCTTATTTGATTGATGCTAACGGGGAAATTTCTCATATTGGTGTCAAAGGCAATCCACACGAAAAAGAAAGCGATAAATAA
- a CDS encoding ABC transporter substrate-binding protein: MKLKATLTLAAATLVLAACDQSGSTNKPTAQAETKSASNNTFVYCTAKAPLGFSPALVMEGTSYNASSQQVYNRLVEFKKGSTDIEPALAESWEISDDGLTYTFHLRKGVKFHTTKEFTPTRDFNADDVVFSFQRQLDPNHPYHNVSKGTYPYFKAMKFPELLKSVEKLDDNTIRITLNKKDATFLASLGMDFISIYSAEYADAMLKAGKPETIDNRPVGTGPFVFVDYKTDQAAQYVANENYWKGRTPLDRLVINIVPDATTRYAKLQAGSCDLILFPNVADLVKMKIDPKVQLLEQKGLNVAYIAFNTEKAPFDNVKVRQALNYAVDKKAIIEAVYQGAGTPAKNPLPPTIWSYNDEVQDYPYDPEKAKQLLAEAGYPNGFETDFWIQPVVRASNPNPKRMAELIMADWAKVGVKTNPVTYEWADYQKRAKAGELTAGIFGWSGDNGDPDNFLSPLLASSNVGNSNMARFKNPEFDALLDKAIGLTNKEERTALYKQAQVIIHNQAPWIPVAHSVGFAPLSPRVKGYVQSPFGYDAFYGVSVDGK, encoded by the coding sequence ATGAAGCTAAAAGCAACACTAACTCTTGCGGCTGCAACTCTTGTATTAGCTGCCTGTGATCAATCAGGTTCGACAAATAAACCGACCGCACAAGCTGAAACCAAATCTGCATCTAACAATACTTTCGTTTACTGTACAGCAAAAGCACCTTTAGGATTTAGCCCTGCACTTGTAATGGAGGGAACATCTTATAATGCCAGCTCACAACAGGTGTATAACCGCTTAGTTGAATTTAAAAAAGGCTCAACGGATATTGAACCAGCTTTAGCTGAAAGCTGGGAAATTAGCGATGATGGTTTAACTTACACATTCCATTTAAGAAAAGGTGTTAAATTCCATACAACAAAAGAATTTACCCCAACACGTGATTTTAATGCAGATGATGTTGTATTTTCATTCCAACGTCAGTTAGATCCAAATCATCCATATCACAATGTATCTAAAGGGACTTATCCGTATTTCAAAGCAATGAAATTCCCTGAATTGTTGAAATCAGTGGAAAAACTAGATGACAACACAATTCGTATTACCTTGAACAAAAAAGATGCGACTTTCTTGGCAAGTTTAGGTATGGATTTTATTTCTATTTATTCCGCAGAATATGCTGATGCAATGCTGAAAGCAGGTAAGCCAGAAACAATTGATAATCGCCCAGTAGGGACTGGCCCATTTGTTTTTGTTGATTACAAAACAGATCAGGCAGCCCAGTATGTAGCAAACGAAAACTATTGGAAAGGTAGAACACCATTGGATCGTTTAGTTATCAATATTGTGCCAGATGCGACAACACGTTATGCAAAATTACAGGCTGGATCTTGTGATTTAATTTTATTCCCGAATGTAGCGGATTTAGTCAAAATGAAAATAGATCCAAAAGTACAACTTTTGGAACAAAAAGGTTTGAACGTGGCGTATATCGCGTTTAATACCGAAAAAGCACCGTTTGATAATGTCAAAGTTCGTCAAGCACTGAACTACGCAGTAGATAAAAAAGCGATTATTGAAGCTGTTTACCAAGGCGCAGGTACACCAGCTAAAAATCCACTACCTCCAACAATTTGGAGTTACAACGATGAAGTTCAAGATTATCCGTACGATCCCGAAAAAGCAAAACAACTTTTAGCTGAAGCAGGTTATCCAAATGGTTTTGAAACTGATTTTTGGATTCAACCTGTTGTTCGTGCCTCTAATCCAAATCCAAAACGTATGGCTGAACTTATCATGGCGGACTGGGCAAAAGTTGGTGTAAAAACTAACCCTGTTACCTATGAATGGGCGGATTACCAAAAACGTGCGAAAGCGGGTGAGTTAACTGCTGGTATCTTTGGATGGTCTGGTGATAATGGTGATCCTGATAACTTCTTATCTCCGTTATTGGCAAGTTCAAATGTGGGTAATTCCAATATGGCTCGTTTTAAAAATCCAGAATTTGATGCATTACTAGATAAAGCAATCGGATTAACAAATAAGGAAGAACGCACCGCGCTTTATAAACAAGCGCAAGTTATCATTCATAATCAGGCACCTTGGATTCCAGTTGCGCACTCTGTAGGTTTTGCACCACTTAGTCCACGCGTAAAAGGCTATGTACAAAGCCCATTTGGCTATGATGCTTTCTATGGCGTGAGTGTTGACGGTAAATAA
- a CDS encoding SoxR reducing system RseC family protein: MLRESAVVISYENGIAKVKCQSQSACGQCAAKNNCGTSSLSELNGKRGEHIFNVETLMPLREGQIVEIGLEEKSMLLSALLMYVVPLLTLLIATMLSDYISDNEILRAILIFGLTALSFIFVRAYSRKLGQQTEFQPVLLRILS; the protein is encoded by the coding sequence ATGCTAAGAGAAAGTGCCGTTGTTATTAGCTATGAAAATGGCATTGCCAAAGTGAAATGCCAATCTCAAAGTGCCTGTGGCCAATGCGCAGCTAAAAACAATTGTGGAACATCAAGCCTTTCCGAATTAAACGGTAAACGTGGCGAGCATATTTTTAATGTAGAAACATTAATGCCATTACGCGAAGGTCAAATTGTTGAAATTGGATTAGAAGAAAAGTCGATGTTGTTGTCCGCATTATTGATGTATGTTGTACCGCTTTTGACTTTATTGATTGCGACCATGTTGTCTGATTACATCAGCGATAATGAAATCCTGCGTGCAATTTTAATCTTCGGATTAACCGCACTTTCTTTCATTTTTGTAAGAGCTTATAGTAGAAAATTAGGTCAACAAACAGAATTTCAGCCTGTTTTATTGCGCATATTATCTTAA
- a CDS encoding class I SAM-dependent methyltransferase, whose translation MAHSQVGIQLISESSEKTLAELTALCAEHNIIHDEQSPLALVQTDERLELRKLDEPKLGAVYVDFVGGTMAHRRKFGGGRGEAVAKAVGIKGSELPTVIDATAGLGRDAFVLASIGCQVRLVERHPVVFLLLQDGLNRAYQDEEIGEMLQQNLRLLNVHHINKLDPNIDYADVVYLDPMYPHKQKSALVKKEMRVFQHLVGADLDADELLLPALQLAKKRVVVKRPDYAEFLCGKQPHFSRETKNHRFDIYMGASQC comes from the coding sequence ATGGCTCATTCGCAAGTAGGAATTCAGCTGATTTCTGAATCTTCAGAAAAAACATTAGCAGAATTGACCGCACTTTGTGCTGAACATAACATTATTCATGATGAACAAAGCCCACTTGCGCTTGTTCAAACCGATGAACGTTTAGAGCTTCGTAAATTAGATGAACCTAAACTCGGGGCGGTTTATGTTGATTTTGTAGGCGGCACAATGGCTCATCGTCGTAAATTTGGTGGTGGACGTGGAGAAGCGGTAGCGAAAGCGGTGGGGATTAAAGGTTCGGAATTGCCAACCGTTATTGATGCAACAGCAGGTTTAGGGCGTGATGCCTTTGTGCTAGCCTCGATTGGCTGCCAAGTTCGGTTAGTGGAACGTCATCCTGTTGTTTTTTTACTTCTACAAGATGGTTTAAATCGAGCTTATCAAGATGAAGAAATCGGCGAGATGTTGCAACAAAATTTGCGCTTGCTGAATGTTCATCATATTAATAAACTTGATCCTAATATCGATTATGCCGATGTGGTTTACCTTGATCCAATGTATCCGCATAAACAAAAATCTGCGCTAGTAAAAAAAGAAATGCGCGTATTCCAGCATTTAGTCGGTGCTGATTTAGATGCCGATGAATTGCTTTTACCTGCACTACAATTAGCTAAAAAACGTGTGGTCGTGAAGCGTCCTGACTATGCAGAATTTCTTTGTGGAAAACAACCGCACTTTAGCCGTGAAACGAAAAATCATCGCTTTGATATTTATATGGGAGCATCACAATGCTAA
- a CDS encoding MDR family MFS transporter — protein MTESNAYRGLAWVAAMALFMQSLDATILNTALPAISSDLHKPAFEMQMAIIAYSLAVALFIPLTAWAATKFGTLTVFRAAVLTFILGSIACAAAPNLESLILARVIQGIGGAFMMPVARLAIIQAVPKQQLVNAWNLMATAGLIGPILGPILGGWLVIHASWHWIFLINIPIGALGILASGSVMSNIKGEAEKLDWTGFLLFALGLVGITLGLDLLGESQHSTITTYSVLVVGVLLLVAYCSYAKNNEDAILPLSLFRTRTFRLGIIANIFIRLSASGVPFLLPLMFQLSFGYSAEMSGWLLAPIALISVILKILIGRILNHWGYKTTLISSALLMAGSVISMAWLDKQSSLTWIICNLMWYGACMSIIFTSINTLTVGDLSKQQAGTGSTVLSIVQQVGIGFGIAVSSIILNLYRHFFSASDGLQQAFSYTFLTSSLFAIALVWSLMKLHKNDGDHLRKMP, from the coding sequence ATGACTGAATCCAATGCCTATCGCGGTTTAGCTTGGGTAGCAGCAATGGCACTTTTTATGCAAAGCCTAGATGCCACCATTCTTAATACTGCCCTACCGGCGATATCCTCCGATTTACATAAACCCGCCTTTGAAATGCAAATGGCGATTATTGCTTATTCTTTAGCCGTTGCATTATTTATTCCTCTTACCGCTTGGGCTGCGACAAAATTTGGGACATTAACCGTTTTTCGCGCTGCAGTGTTGACTTTTATTTTAGGTTCTATCGCTTGTGCTGCTGCTCCTAATTTAGAAAGTTTAATCTTAGCCAGAGTGATTCAAGGGATAGGCGGTGCTTTTATGATGCCAGTGGCGCGTTTAGCAATTATTCAAGCTGTCCCTAAACAACAATTAGTTAATGCTTGGAATTTAATGGCAACTGCAGGTTTGATCGGACCAATTCTAGGGCCTATTTTAGGTGGATGGTTAGTCATTCACGCCAGTTGGCACTGGATTTTTTTAATTAATATTCCAATTGGTGCACTAGGGATTTTGGCATCGGGCAGCGTGATGAGTAACATTAAAGGAGAAGCAGAGAAACTAGATTGGACAGGTTTTTTACTGTTTGCATTAGGGTTAGTCGGCATCACACTTGGTTTGGATTTACTCGGTGAAAGCCAGCATAGTACAATTACAACCTATAGCGTGTTAGTTGTTGGTGTTCTGTTACTCGTGGCGTATTGTAGCTATGCCAAAAACAATGAAGATGCCATTTTACCTTTATCCCTTTTCCGCACTCGTACATTCAGATTAGGCATCATTGCCAATATTTTTATCCGATTATCTGCATCTGGCGTTCCCTTTTTATTGCCTTTGATGTTCCAATTATCTTTCGGTTACAGTGCTGAAATGTCAGGTTGGCTATTAGCGCCGATTGCGCTAATTTCTGTGATTTTGAAAATATTAATTGGACGAATTTTAAATCATTGGGGCTATAAAACAACGTTAATTTCATCCGCACTTTTGATGGCTGGCTCTGTGATTTCAATGGCTTGGTTAGATAAACAAAGTTCTCTGACTTGGATTATTTGTAATCTCATGTGGTATGGCGCTTGCATGTCGATAATTTTCACTTCAATCAATACGTTGACTGTTGGTGATCTTTCAAAACAACAAGCTGGCACAGGTTCTACCGTATTAAGTATTGTACAGCAAGTTGGGATTGGATTTGGTATTGCTGTGTCATCAATAATCTTAAATCTTTATCGACATTTCTTTAGCGCGAGTGATGGCTTACAACAGGCATTCAGCTATACTTTTTTAACTTCATCACTTTTTGCAATCGCCCTTGTTTGGTCGCTTATGAAATTACACAAAAATGATGGCGATCATTTACGAAAAATGCCTTAG
- the mobB gene encoding molybdopterin-guanine dinucleotide biosynthesis protein MobB — translation MNNQIPLLGITGYSGSGKTTLLEKLISELIARHIRVSVIKHSHHNMQIDKEGKDSWRMKEAGSSQVILANDERWAIMTETPKPVSLDYLAQQFDRTLTDLVLVEGFKQESIPKILLHRQEMTKPLPEIDEYVVAVATNYPLEIDRTLLDINRIPQIADFIENWLHHFHGAR, via the coding sequence ATGAACAATCAGATTCCTTTACTTGGAATTACCGGTTACAGCGGTAGCGGTAAAACAACATTATTAGAAAAACTTATCTCAGAGCTTATCGCTCGTCACATTCGCGTTTCAGTGATTAAACATAGCCATCACAATATGCAAATTGATAAGGAAGGAAAAGATAGTTGGCGTATGAAAGAGGCAGGTTCCTCTCAAGTCATTTTAGCGAATGATGAACGCTGGGCGATCATGACGGAAACGCCAAAACCTGTTTCATTGGATTATTTAGCGCAACAATTTGACCGCACTTTAACGGATTTAGTGTTGGTGGAAGGCTTTAAACAAGAGTCAATTCCAAAGATTTTGCTTCACCGTCAAGAAATGACAAAACCTTTACCAGAAATTGACGAATATGTCGTGGCGGTTGCGACTAATTATCCCCTTGAAATTGATCGCACTTTGTTGGATATTAACCGCATTCCGCAAATTGCCGATTTTATTGAAAATTGGTTGCACCATTTTCACGGAGCACGATGA
- the dsbA gene encoding thiol:disulfide interchange protein DsbA: protein MKKVLLALGLGISTLMSVNGFAADLQEGKQYVQVSQQASQQKEVIEFFSFYCPHCYAFELEYKIPQQVADALPKDVKFKQYHVNFLGRQSENLTRAWALAMALGAESKVKAPLFEAAQKDALKSMDDIRAIFLSNGVTAEQFDGGINSFAVNGLVNKQVNAAEQFKVRGVPDFYVNGKFRVNPEGLNYDDFVKDYVQTVKGLLQK, encoded by the coding sequence ATGAAAAAAGTATTACTTGCGTTAGGTTTAGGTATCAGCACGCTTATGTCTGTAAATGGTTTTGCTGCAGATTTACAAGAAGGCAAACAATATGTTCAAGTGAGTCAACAGGCTTCACAGCAAAAAGAAGTGATTGAGTTTTTCTCATTCTATTGCCCGCATTGTTATGCCTTTGAACTGGAATACAAAATTCCACAACAAGTCGCAGATGCTTTACCAAAAGATGTGAAATTTAAACAATATCATGTAAATTTCTTAGGTCGCCAGTCTGAAAATTTAACGCGAGCTTGGGCGTTAGCAATGGCATTAGGTGCTGAAAGTAAAGTAAAGGCACCATTATTTGAAGCGGCTCAAAAGGATGCCTTGAAATCAATGGATGATATTCGAGCTATTTTCTTATCGAATGGTGTAACCGCGGAGCAATTTGATGGAGGCATTAATAGTTTTGCAGTAAATGGTTTGGTGAATAAACAAGTGAATGCAGCAGAACAATTTAAAGTGCGTGGCGTACCTGATTTTTATGTCAATGGAAAATTCCGCGTAAACCCTGAAGGTTTAAATTACGATGATTTCGTGAAAGATTATGTGCAAACCGTAAAAGGTTTATTGCAAAAATAA
- the trmA gene encoding tRNA (uridine(54)-C5)-methyltransferase TrmA — protein sequence MQLPISQYNELLQKKLEKLTALLRPFNAPDIQVFDSPTSHYRMRAEFRIWHKQDDFYHIMFDQATLQRYRVDEFPIASTLINRMMRTLLPLLKQQEVLHKKLFQIDYLSTLSNKIIVSLLYHKTLTEEWESAAKNLKEKLTALGFDVQLIGRANKQKICLDQDYVDEVLPVNGRNYVYRQVENSFTQPNATVNCKMLEWAIDCTQNSKGDLLELYCGNGNFSIALAQNFRKVLATEIAKPSVAAAQFNITENKIDNLQIIRMSAEEFTQAMNGVRAFNRLKGIDLKSYECNTIFVDPPRAGLDPDTVKLVQNYDRILYISCNPHTLCDNLVELSKTHRIEKAALFDQFPYTDHMESGVWLIRK from the coding sequence ATGCAATTACCGATTTCTCAATACAACGAACTGCTACAAAAAAAACTTGAAAAGTTAACTGCACTTTTGCGCCCTTTCAATGCACCGGATATTCAAGTTTTTGACTCCCCAACAAGTCATTATCGCATGCGTGCGGAGTTTCGTATTTGGCACAAGCAAGATGATTTTTACCATATTATGTTTGATCAAGCGACGCTACAGCGTTATCGCGTGGATGAGTTTCCAATCGCTAGCACGTTGATTAATCGTATGATGCGCACCTTATTACCCTTGTTAAAACAACAAGAAGTGCTACACAAAAAATTATTCCAAATTGATTACCTTAGCACTTTGAGTAATAAGATTATTGTGAGCTTGCTTTATCATAAAACACTCACTGAAGAATGGGAAAGTGCAGCGAAAAATTTGAAAGAAAAATTGACCGCACTTGGCTTTGATGTGCAGCTTATCGGACGTGCCAACAAACAAAAAATCTGCTTAGATCAAGATTATGTGGATGAAGTTTTACCTGTGAATGGCAGAAATTATGTCTATCGCCAAGTCGAGAATAGTTTTACCCAGCCAAACGCAACGGTAAACTGCAAAATGCTTGAATGGGCAATTGATTGTACCCAAAATAGTAAAGGTGATTTATTAGAACTTTACTGCGGTAATGGCAATTTTTCTATCGCACTTGCACAAAATTTCCGTAAGGTATTAGCAACAGAAATCGCCAAACCTTCCGTAGCTGCCGCACAGTTTAATATCACTGAAAATAAAATCGATAATTTACAAATTATCCGTATGTCGGCAGAAGAATTTACGCAGGCAATGAATGGGGTTCGAGCCTTTAACCGCTTGAAAGGGATTGATTTAAAATCTTACGAATGTAATACCATTTTTGTCGATCCACCTCGTGCAGGGCTTGATCCTGATACAGTGAAACTTGTACAAAATTACGATCGCATTTTGTATATTTCCTGTAATCCACATACGCTGTGCGATAATCTTGTTGAACTTTCAAAAACGCACCGTATTGAAAAAGCTGCGTTATTTGACCAATTTCCTTACACTGACCACATGGAAAGCGGCGTATGGCTCATTCGCAAGTAG